The Desulfosporosinus acidiphilus SJ4 genome has a window encoding:
- a CDS encoding manganese efflux pump, whose protein sequence is MALNNLLLICAIGIASNIDNAGVGIAYGVRKVGIPLTSNTIIALMGFVLALGGGLFGHLISHWLTPFTCQLISMLVLISLGIYVLAQQFFTKAPEAVYVFSQQHQTDQTIDQFSDNHLLRVLRNPEEADLDNSKSISLSESIILGIALSLNNLAGGFSAGITKLNILTMATVSGLFSFLCTGLCAILGLKFASERFGERATTISAILLILVGIHQIMN, encoded by the coding sequence GTGGCATTAAATAACTTGTTACTTATCTGTGCAATCGGAATCGCATCCAATATTGATAACGCCGGAGTAGGTATTGCTTATGGTGTAAGGAAAGTTGGAATTCCATTGACCTCCAATACGATTATCGCGTTAATGGGCTTCGTATTGGCTCTAGGAGGGGGCCTCTTTGGACATTTGATTTCACACTGGCTTACCCCGTTTACATGTCAATTAATTAGTATGCTAGTTCTTATTAGTCTTGGGATTTATGTTTTAGCCCAACAGTTTTTTACGAAAGCTCCCGAAGCTGTATATGTATTTAGTCAGCAACACCAAACTGATCAAACGATCGATCAATTTTCAGATAATCATTTGCTTCGCGTGTTACGCAACCCTGAGGAAGCCGATCTGGATAATTCAAAGTCGATAAGTCTTTCAGAATCAATAATTCTGGGGATAGCTTTATCCCTTAACAATTTAGCAGGCGGGTTTAGCGCTGGTATAACAAAACTTAACATTTTGACGATGGCAACTGTGTCCGGATTGTTCTCCTTCTTATGCACTGGTCTCTGTGCAATACTTGGACTTAAATTTGCTTCTGAAAGATTTGGCGAAAGAGCGACTACAATTTCAGCAATTCTACTTATATTGGTAGGCATCCATCAAATAATGAACTGA
- a CDS encoding PspA/IM30 family protein has product MGLFSKLKDLFQANTMDLISKAEDPEKMLNLYVERATEEVHNFQIQVNRALANKIQLEERIEGLNKEIKVRSEQAALAVQQGKDDLARTALTYKNHAESNKRDYESQLAEQAKSVEDLQDNLHVLTEKLEKAKIERNNLVMRQRRAETMKRANEAVSGLSTRDPLGDFDRMKGRVERIEAEAKVSGTMVNSYTIEDQFAELETSKVNSEIEDELAQLKAGNKIELNKN; this is encoded by the coding sequence ATGGGGTTGTTTAGTAAGCTAAAGGATCTATTTCAAGCAAATACAATGGATCTTATATCTAAGGCCGAAGATCCAGAAAAAATGTTAAATCTTTATGTCGAACGTGCGACAGAGGAAGTTCACAATTTTCAAATTCAAGTTAACCGTGCTCTAGCGAATAAGATTCAACTTGAGGAGCGCATTGAAGGCTTGAATAAGGAAATTAAAGTGCGTAGCGAACAAGCTGCACTTGCTGTCCAGCAGGGTAAGGATGATCTGGCTAGGACTGCTCTAACGTATAAAAACCATGCTGAGTCCAACAAGAGAGATTATGAGTCTCAACTTGCCGAACAGGCTAAATCAGTTGAAGATCTTCAGGATAATCTCCATGTGCTTACGGAGAAACTGGAAAAGGCAAAGATAGAGCGTAATAACTTGGTTATGCGTCAAAGACGGGCAGAAACTATGAAAAGGGCAAATGAAGCTGTATCCGGACTGTCTACCCGTGACCCGTTGGGAGATTTTGACCGGATGAAAGGTCGGGTTGAACGCATAGAGGCGGAGGCCAAGGTGTCCGGAACAATGGTTAACTCATATACAATTGAAGACCAATTTGCGGAATTAGAAACGAGCAAAGTTAATTCTGAGATTGAGGATGAGTTGGCTCAACTTAAAGCAGGAAATAAAATTGAGTTAAATAAGAATTAG
- a CDS encoding TIM44-like domain-containing protein: MTRFRSMNNDGSSRETPLDLNGRPISNSGSLQRFGKAINYTRENMNYLAETFPRWDRDFLIGRVRQIFFWLQDGWSRQDLMPAEEYLINTLNDKYQADLQAMKVRGERNIIKEPILNTWDIEFIHSHLDEESQYFIAMVSASLIDYTVDNSGKLISGNDNHRLYFTEFWKFVWRDEKWLLASIYQEDALEIAKIARGIED; this comes from the coding sequence ATGACAAGATTCAGATCTATGAATAACGATGGCTCCTCAAGGGAGACACCTTTAGATTTAAATGGTCGGCCGATTTCAAATTCGGGAAGTCTTCAGCGCTTTGGTAAAGCGATAAACTATACACGCGAGAATATGAACTATTTAGCAGAAACATTTCCTCGTTGGGATCGGGATTTTCTTATCGGAAGGGTTCGTCAGATTTTCTTTTGGCTGCAAGATGGCTGGAGTCGACAGGATCTCATGCCTGCGGAAGAGTATCTAATAAATACTCTGAACGATAAATACCAGGCAGATCTTCAAGCCATGAAAGTTCGCGGAGAGCGGAATATAATCAAGGAACCTATTTTAAACACCTGGGATATTGAGTTTATCCATAGTCATTTAGATGAAGAATCACAGTATTTTATTGCCATGGTTTCTGCGAGTTTAATTGATTATACAGTAGATAACTCAGGAAAACTGATATCCGGAAACGATAATCACAGACTTTACTTTACAGAATTTTGGAAGTTTGTCTGGCGGGATGAGAAGTGGTTATTGGCAAGTATTTATCAGGAAGACGCATTAGAAATAGCTAAAATTGCTCGCGGAATAGAAGATTAG
- a CDS encoding potassium channel family protein yields the protein MGQRENLKGQNPPHIWYPPHRRPVISPLAEEGKGTINSTKPFLKPDQESERPTERDIAAADIWPLLPAAVGAGAAILLLLMGNHKQWKDENDNGSSNEESSDKGSSSEGYPERQDTPVGSAVVVLYSIIATAGVSYYVYRVLTATDGHILTSFVPVGSAIGLLLIYFAAAYDLEYHMVPGSFTGDHFGNDIVSELFTFVYFSITTFATASMGDFSPISNASRILVTLEVLFFIYIFTMGIVFFADP from the coding sequence ATGGGTCAGCGGGAAAATTTGAAGGGTCAAAACCCTCCGCATATTTGGTATCCGCCACATCGGCGCCCAGTAATTTCACCTCTTGCCGAGGAGGGGAAGGGAACTATCAATTCTACTAAACCTTTCCTAAAACCTGACCAAGAGTCTGAAAGACCTACGGAACGAGATATTGCGGCCGCTGATATTTGGCCTTTATTGCCAGCCGCAGTTGGGGCTGGAGCAGCGATCCTGTTGCTGCTTATGGGAAACCACAAGCAATGGAAGGATGAGAACGATAATGGGAGTTCTAATGAAGAGAGTTCTGATAAAGGAAGTTCTTCTGAAGGATACCCTGAACGCCAGGATACTCCGGTCGGGTCAGCTGTAGTTGTTCTTTATTCAATAATCGCAACTGCGGGTGTATCATACTACGTGTATCGGGTGTTGACAGCCACAGATGGGCATATTCTTACATCATTTGTTCCGGTTGGTTCGGCCATCGGTCTTTTATTGATTTATTTTGCAGCTGCTTATGACCTTGAATATCACATGGTTCCTGGAAGTTTTACAGGGGATCATTTCGGGAATGATATCGTCTCAGAATTATTTACGTTTGTCTATTTTAGTATAACAACCTTTGCTACCGCAAGCATGGGAGACTTCTCGCCAATCAGTAATGCCTCAAGAATTCTAGTAACTCTCGAAGTTCTTTTCTTTATATATATCTTTACAATGGGGATTGTCTTTTTTGCTGATCCCTAA
- a CDS encoding cation diffusion facilitator family transporter, whose amino-acid sequence MSDLSIYQSQKKIFISIFLVGLILTAKLTLAYVTKSLALLSDSWHLITDFAALIISWWGLKIAAKKADCKNTYGYYRYGVLSALVNNISLITISVFIFYKAVDRFLNPVAVEPKGMIFVAIVGMIVNLLIVLNLRQNTQNLNVKSAFLHFAGDALADLGVLIGGVIIYFTDWSRIDTLLSAILGGLILRSAVKMTKECIHIFLESVPKHISIDELRKTMLNIDGIRGITDIHVWAISQEVIAMTAHVWVKDLSKEQMANLLHNIQHTSYEQFGIEHTTIQFEDCPCSSCFHSKHDHQHQCSLCIDLCPTG is encoded by the coding sequence ATGTCAGACCTAAGTATTTACCAAAGTCAAAAGAAGATCTTCATTTCTATTTTCCTTGTTGGACTTATACTGACAGCGAAATTAACTCTAGCCTATGTTACCAAAAGTCTCGCGCTTCTTAGTGATTCATGGCACCTTATTACTGATTTTGCAGCTTTAATCATTAGTTGGTGGGGACTAAAAATTGCAGCCAAAAAAGCAGACTGCAAAAATACCTACGGCTACTATCGCTATGGTGTGCTCTCGGCGTTAGTCAATAATATATCTCTTATAACCATTTCAGTATTTATATTTTATAAGGCGGTCGATCGTTTTCTTAACCCTGTCGCAGTTGAACCCAAAGGGATGATCTTCGTGGCTATTGTCGGGATGATCGTTAATCTTCTGATCGTACTTAATCTAAGGCAAAATACTCAAAACTTAAATGTAAAAAGTGCCTTCCTTCATTTTGCCGGGGATGCCCTCGCGGATTTAGGAGTATTAATTGGCGGGGTAATCATTTATTTCACGGACTGGTCAAGGATCGATACGTTATTAAGTGCTATCCTCGGAGGCCTCATCTTAAGGAGCGCCGTTAAAATGACAAAAGAATGTATACATATCTTTTTGGAATCCGTTCCCAAACATATCTCCATTGATGAGCTCCGAAAAACGATGTTAAATATTGATGGCATCCGAGGTATCACTGATATTCACGTTTGGGCGATTTCTCAAGAAGTCATTGCCATGACAGCTCATGTTTGGGTTAAGGATTTAAGCAAAGAGCAAATGGCCAATCTATTACACAATATTCAACATACGAGTTATGAACAATTTGGAATAGAACATACAACGATTCAATTTGAAGATTGTCCGTGTAGCAGCTGTTTCCACAGTAAGCATGACCATCAACATCAATGTTCCTTGTGCATTGATTTGTGTCCAACTGGGTAG
- a CDS encoding recombinase family protein — MIVAIYVRVSTDQQAEKGYSIETQLTECRKKAHEIPNVLSVEEFIEDGYSGAYLERPALDELRNALREKRFGAVIVYDPDRLARNLTHQLLITDEIESSGAQLHFVNFEWQNTPEGKLFYSIQGAVSAYEREKIRERMQRGKRGKALSGKVIKNNHPYGYNWDAERSVYTINDDEAKMIRQIFSWVVEDHLGIRAIATRLAQLQYPTRTDINSWNIGTVHDIITRETYAGIHWVNKEYKTKIGQNKFKRGTRKPSEWIAVPIPPIITREIWEAAQRQLQLNKRITKQPFDYQYLCRNLIVCPLCGQHMRSVHSGSRRKQYYACKTGRAMSGKSHLGETNKCPARQIPAKDLDESIWQYISNMLKNPSIMSEELSKTNKSNDTIGLQEAGIRLKNKEDKLLQERDKVTLLFRQDLIDLNMAEKQLTEIKNSLAEIKVQRLQLEKELENNLLPSASENFLNKLNELALLADTEDPKLRRHVITSVVKEIQAQRMDTRNVGATFGAEIRTHITFGVN; from the coding sequence TTGATTGTTGCTATATATGTTCGCGTGTCAACTGATCAGCAAGCAGAAAAAGGATATAGCATCGAAACTCAACTTACCGAATGTCGAAAGAAAGCTCATGAAATTCCCAACGTCTTAAGTGTTGAAGAATTTATTGAAGATGGCTATTCTGGTGCTTATTTAGAGCGTCCAGCATTAGATGAGCTCCGAAATGCTTTACGAGAAAAACGTTTCGGAGCTGTTATCGTCTATGATCCAGATCGGCTGGCTCGTAATCTCACCCACCAACTTTTAATTACAGATGAAATAGAAAGTAGTGGTGCCCAGCTTCATTTTGTTAATTTCGAATGGCAAAATACTCCGGAAGGAAAACTATTTTATAGTATCCAAGGAGCTGTCAGCGCTTATGAACGCGAAAAAATTAGAGAGAGAATGCAACGTGGCAAGAGAGGAAAGGCTCTATCAGGCAAAGTAATTAAAAACAATCATCCTTATGGATATAACTGGGATGCCGAAAGGTCCGTTTATACGATTAACGACGATGAGGCAAAAATGATCCGGCAGATATTTTCCTGGGTAGTAGAGGATCATCTAGGCATTAGAGCTATTGCAACACGTCTAGCTCAGTTACAGTATCCAACCAGGACTGATATAAACAGTTGGAATATTGGGACAGTTCATGACATTATCACACGTGAAACATATGCGGGTATACATTGGGTTAATAAAGAATATAAAACAAAGATTGGTCAAAACAAGTTTAAGAGAGGCACTCGAAAACCCTCAGAGTGGATTGCAGTGCCCATTCCTCCAATTATAACCCGTGAGATCTGGGAAGCCGCACAAAGACAATTGCAACTTAATAAACGCATTACCAAGCAACCTTTTGATTATCAATACTTATGCCGAAATCTTATCGTTTGTCCGCTCTGTGGGCAGCATATGCGATCCGTACACAGTGGATCAAGAAGAAAACAATATTACGCTTGTAAGACAGGCAGAGCAATGAGTGGTAAAAGCCATCTTGGCGAAACAAATAAATGCCCAGCCCGTCAAATCCCTGCTAAAGACCTAGATGAAAGCATATGGCAATATATATCGAACATGCTTAAGAATCCTTCCATAATGTCCGAAGAATTAAGCAAAACTAATAAATCAAATGACACGATTGGGCTTCAAGAGGCTGGAATAAGGCTTAAAAATAAGGAAGATAAACTTCTTCAGGAACGCGACAAAGTTACACTTCTTTTCCGGCAAGATCTTATAGATCTGAACATGGCCGAGAAACAGTTGACAGAAATTAAGAACTCTTTAGCCGAAATAAAAGTTCAACGGTTGCAACTTGAAAAAGAATTAGAAAATAATCTTCTACCGTCAGCATCTGAAAACTTTTTAAATAAGCTAAATGAGCTTGCACTCTTAGCGGACACAGAAGATCCTAAATTACGACGTCACGTTATTACAAGTGTTGTTAAAGAAATTCAAGCCCAAAGAATGGATACACGGAATGTTGGGGCCACTTTTGGCGCCGAAATAAGAACACATATTACATTCGGAGTCAATTGA
- a CDS encoding ImmA/IrrE family metallo-endopeptidase translates to MRHISSEENCMERLWNIIEKENIKVRYEDLSRAPERIHGLYLYDNRIGPLIILDQHLHSLHRLHRCVLAEEIGHFYTAARTNLLIAHTSANLKTMESQDELKAARWATDFLIPDNEFVKALEDGNHNCFDLADYFSVTEWFMYRKLEFFKIRFGDTELKFKGRDLFKTAMVHSNIKIS, encoded by the coding sequence ATGAGACATATTTCGAGCGAGGAAAACTGCATGGAAAGACTTTGGAACATTATAGAAAAAGAAAATATTAAAGTGCGATATGAAGATCTTTCCCGCGCACCTGAACGAATACACGGTCTTTATCTTTATGATAATAGAATAGGCCCCTTAATTATTCTCGACCAACACCTTCATTCCTTACATCGGTTACATAGATGCGTATTAGCAGAAGAGATAGGTCACTTTTATACTGCTGCTCGAACGAATCTCCTAATAGCACACACTTCTGCTAATCTTAAAACTATGGAGTCACAAGATGAACTGAAAGCAGCACGTTGGGCTACGGACTTTCTGATCCCCGATAATGAATTTGTAAAGGCGCTTGAAGACGGCAACCATAATTGCTTTGATTTAGCCGATTATTTTAGCGTGACCGAATGGTTTATGTATCGAAAACTCGAATTCTTCAAAATACGTTTTGGAGACACAGAGTTAAAATTCAAAGGTAGGGATTTATTCAAGACCGCTATGGTACATAGTAATATAAAAATCAGTTAA
- a CDS encoding helix-turn-helix domain-containing protein — protein MFGQRLELLLTEKGIQQSVLAEHLNMADSTISQWKTGKRSPDIESLKNIAKFFNCTIDYLVGFSDQRKSVEQTKSEDEDEFDFILAANKEGEYGREPSLELRSIIKNVLKEELQKMRKNETTNR, from the coding sequence ATGTTTGGGCAGAGGCTTGAGCTATTATTAACTGAAAAGGGTATTCAGCAATCAGTTTTAGCTGAGCATCTGAATATGGCTGATTCTACTATTAGTCAATGGAAAACTGGTAAGCGTTCTCCTGATATTGAATCCCTTAAGAATATTGCTAAATTTTTTAATTGCACCATCGACTATCTCGTTGGGTTCTCCGATCAACGAAAGTCAGTAGAGCAGACGAAAAGCGAAGATGAGGACGAATTTGATTTTATTCTTGCTGCAAATAAAGAAGGTGAGTATGGACGAGAACCTTCACTTGAACTTAGATCGATAATTAAAAACGTCCTCAAAGAAGAGCTACAAAAGATGCGAAAAAATGAAACTACCAACCGATAA
- a CDS encoding helix-turn-helix transcriptional regulator, which translates to MHILEQIRMDNDLSKESIMKRLEIGSSYYSMLVNGKRDISKSLAIKICKEYGLSLEEVFFSN; encoded by the coding sequence ATGCATATCTTAGAACAAATTCGAATGGATAATGATTTATCTAAAGAGTCAATAATGAAAAGGCTCGAAATTGGCAGCAGCTACTACTCAATGCTTGTAAATGGTAAAAGAGACATTTCAAAGTCCTTAGCAATTAAGATTTGCAAAGAATACGGGTTATCACTTGAGGAAGTTTTTTTTTCTAATTGA
- a CDS encoding sigma factor-like helix-turn-helix DNA-binding protein, giving the protein MQPEILSQHASGLDELEIAINYLRQCQSDLKRQPYDLQRAQLIKEWLIDLYILRKHHPEYKPDLEKRVHYQNTNDEILLSDPELINVKAKIEFLDPFEMKDEWHESAMVRELMDGLTIMEYEAVTMCWLNGLGPTEAAQYMGCSARNISTYLIRARTKMVAKYLNSSQMVLSGFDVPPTVRSHHHKKSPLQLNMAKKQAQLTLF; this is encoded by the coding sequence ATGCAACCCGAAATTTTATCTCAACATGCATCTGGGCTTGATGAATTGGAAATCGCGATTAACTACTTGCGGCAATGCCAAAGCGACTTGAAAAGGCAGCCGTACGATCTGCAAAGAGCGCAGCTTATAAAAGAATGGCTTATTGATTTATATATTCTCCGTAAACATCATCCAGAATATAAGCCAGATCTAGAAAAACGCGTGCATTACCAGAATACTAATGATGAAATCCTTCTTAGTGATCCCGAACTTATTAATGTTAAGGCTAAAATAGAGTTCTTGGATCCGTTCGAGATGAAGGACGAATGGCATGAATCGGCGATGGTTCGGGAACTTATGGATGGACTCACGATTATGGAATATGAGGCAGTTACCATGTGCTGGCTCAATGGTTTAGGTCCGACCGAGGCGGCTCAGTACATGGGCTGCAGCGCGCGGAACATATCCACATATTTAATCAGAGCTCGTACAAAGATGGTTGCCAAGTATCTTAATTCGTCGCAAATGGTTCTCTCGGGTTTTGACGTTCCACCGACCGTCCGCAGTCATCACCATAAGAAAAGTCCTTTACAGTTAAATATGGCTAAAAAGCAAGCACAATTGACCTTGTTTTAA
- a CDS encoding 5'-3' exonuclease translates to MLLLIDANNLLARSFYGRHPLYDAKGLPIHAVSGLVNWVLRFHHAYKPTMMAACWDYDAPTFRCQLYPAYKATRKPTPRELSEQIPRAKKALENLSITQLEVSGYEADDVIGTLASKSKEFVRIVFGDRDLFQIISRNVLVDYLRPRKQPQTLTYFSHEEIYGIDPGQWVDYKALVGDRADNIPGVPSIGEKTVWPILKQGLSLKDLLQYLDIFFRH, encoded by the coding sequence ATGCTTTTGCTCATTGATGCTAACAACCTGCTTGCGCGATCTTTTTACGGGAGACACCCTTTATATGATGCGAAAGGTCTGCCTATCCATGCTGTTTCCGGTCTCGTGAACTGGGTGCTTAGATTTCATCATGCGTATAAGCCGACCATGATGGCTGCTTGCTGGGATTATGATGCTCCAACCTTTCGCTGTCAGCTTTACCCGGCCTATAAGGCTACTCGAAAGCCAACACCACGGGAACTCTCTGAACAAATTCCTCGAGCAAAAAAAGCCCTGGAAAATTTAAGTATTACTCAGTTAGAAGTCAGCGGTTATGAGGCAGACGATGTCATAGGGACATTGGCCTCAAAATCCAAGGAATTTGTACGGATCGTTTTCGGGGACAGAGATCTCTTTCAGATAATCAGTCGGAACGTGCTGGTGGATTATCTAAGGCCCAGAAAACAACCTCAGACGTTAACTTACTTTAGTCACGAAGAAATCTACGGAATCGATCCCGGTCAGTGGGTTGATTATAAAGCCTTGGTGGGTGATCGGGCCGACAATATTCCCGGAGTTCCAAGCATTGGAGAAAAAACAGTGTGGCCGATTCTAAAACAAGGGCTGTCCTTAAAAGACCTCTTACAGTATCTGGATATTTTTTTTAGGCATTAA
- a CDS encoding DnaD domain-containing protein, whose protein sequence is MGTSSSNQMHRTRIFTLNELSLRLSPALADEIGLNESILLLQLEYWIHITDHDIEGKRWTYQSVRDMQDKAFTFWSVSTVARTVKSLLDKKLIIEGNYNKDPYDKTRWFALNHKELSKLRSIMIKEYNGNRSETPLSQNDTPLQLHDKIPLSQNETPLCHDETTLIQNDTTLFQNDTTIPQITPQITPEMTLKNVIDVDDDVDIRTRQNDIRQAEPLERNGKSTSPPLQPGKVTGLKAIEFAEINLKRELSEFEREILRDWCAKFRANPNCHDPEAVVIAGLKRCVIKHDLSSLIAYLNRVLENYEFHNITTVEQVNRLNQNRKNPQNPVKNKSDTVLKKSGSVITGKYEPFYL, encoded by the coding sequence ATGGGAACTTCTAGCAGCAATCAGATGCATCGGACAAGAATCTTTACTCTAAATGAACTTTCCCTCAGATTATCGCCGGCGTTAGCGGACGAGATCGGTTTAAACGAATCCATACTACTGCTTCAACTGGAATATTGGATCCACATAACGGACCACGATATCGAAGGCAAACGTTGGACCTACCAAAGTGTAAGAGATATGCAAGATAAGGCCTTTACCTTTTGGAGTGTTTCGACAGTGGCCAGAACAGTGAAGAGTCTTCTTGATAAAAAACTGATTATCGAAGGTAATTACAACAAAGACCCTTATGACAAAACCCGCTGGTTTGCCCTGAATCACAAAGAATTGTCGAAGCTCAGGAGTATCATGATTAAAGAATATAATGGAAATAGGAGTGAGACACCCCTGTCTCAAAATGACACACCCCTTCAGCTACACGATAAAATTCCCCTAAGTCAAAATGAGACACCCTTGTGTCATGATGAGACAACCCTGATCCAAAATGACACAACCCTGTTTCAAAATGACACGACAATACCACAGATTACTCCACAGATTACCCCAGAGATGACTCTAAAGAACGTTATTGATGTTGATGATGATGTTGATATTCGCACGCGTCAAAACGATATTCGTCAGGCAGAGCCCCTTGAGCGTAACGGAAAGAGTACTTCGCCACCCCTGCAACCTGGTAAGGTGACGGGGCTGAAAGCGATTGAATTTGCCGAGATAAACCTTAAACGTGAGCTCTCTGAGTTTGAGCGCGAAATACTTAGAGACTGGTGTGCTAAATTCCGTGCGAACCCGAATTGTCACGATCCCGAGGCGGTGGTGATCGCCGGATTAAAACGCTGTGTTATCAAGCACGACCTTTCCAGTTTGATTGCTTACTTAAACAGGGTTCTTGAAAACTACGAGTTCCATAATATTACGACGGTTGAACAAGTTAATCGCTTGAATCAAAACCGAAAGAATCCCCAAAATCCTGTTAAAAATAAAAGTGACACTGTCCTAAAAAAGTCGGGCAGCGTTATAACGGGCAAATATGAACCATTTTACTTGTGA